The Bemisia tabaci chromosome 5, PGI_BMITA_v3 genome includes a window with the following:
- the hdly gene encoding uncharacterized protein hdly translates to MQSNSAALLASIISVSMFAFLVDAMEDFEPKPTKKPTKLFKTDQFHKKNPFSFMEPSEEDLENPFVPPPMPKEGEDPSPWSWFLNPSSKGFVPPGEVSPPKTSIPPGEEDKKESKDAEADATRAQRFIGPSAIDPFFYSNPLTPLSPPRRPSNFGYGFQQYPYELFMVVQPRTCSNGTEPNGTAPPQDVGLKFLSNSDAPGPARCALAIASCCAPFNYHVRYPCFEMLGCYGAFWDMNPCSEDVVATAVQELAAFYKGPENATTTTAAPASTEATTPAAAAAAPA, encoded by the exons atgCAATCCAACAGTGCGGCGCTTTTGGCGTCGATAATATCGGTATCGATGTTTGCCTTCTTGGTAGACGCTATGGAGGATTTCGAGCCGAAACCCACGAAAAAACCGACGAAATTGTTCAAAACCGACCAATTTCACAAGAAGAACCCATTTTCGTTCATGGAACCAAGTGAGGAGGACCTGGAGAACCCATTCGTTCCTCCCCCGATGCCCAAGGAAGGAGAGGATCCCTCGCCATGGTCTTGGTTCCTAAACCCATCGTCAAAAGGATTCGTTCCTCCGGGCGAGGTTTCTCCGCCGAAAACTTCCATCCCGCCCGGTGAAGAGGACAAGAAGGAATCCAAGGACGCTGAGGCTGACGCCACAAGAGCCCAAAG GTTCATCGGGCCATCAGCGATCGACCCGTTCTTCTACTCGAACCCGCTGACCCCTCTCTCGCCACCGCGCCGACCCTCAAACTTCGGCTACGGGTTCCAGCAGTACCCGTACGAGCTGTTCATGGTGGTGCAGCCGCGGACCTGCTCCAACGGAACGGAGCCCAACGGGACGGCGCCCCCGCAGGACGTGGGCCTCAAGTTCCTGAGCAACTCGGACGCCCCCGGCCCGGCCAGGTGCGCCCTCGCCATCGCCTCCTGCTGCGCCCCCTTCAACTACCACGTCCGCTACCCCTGCTTCGAGATGCTCGGCTGCTACGGCGCCTTCTGGGACATGAACCCCTGCTCCGAGGACGTCGTCGCCACCGCCGTCCAGGAGCTCGCCGCCTTCTACAAGGGCCCCGAGAACGCCACCACTACCACCGCTGCCCCCGCTAGCACCGAGGCTACCACCCCCGCTGCCGCTGCTGCAGCCCCGGCCTAG